The following are encoded together in the Planctomycetota bacterium genome:
- a CDS encoding tetratricopeptide repeat protein yields the protein MDTKTRIDHLKKLHAADPKDDFCIYSLAQEYAGSNQLPEAITWFEKLLAEHPAHAYGYYHYAKALERCDRAKDALAALQRGLQEARKSGDAKAASELASYLDELTP from the coding sequence GTGGACACCAAGACCCGAATCGATCATTTGAAGAAGCTGCACGCCGCGGACCCCAAGGACGACTTCTGCATCTACAGCCTCGCCCAGGAATACGCGGGATCCAATCAGCTGCCGGAAGCCATCACATGGTTTGAAAAACTTTTGGCGGAGCATCCCGCCCACGCCTACGGCTACTACCACTACGCCAAGGCGCTGGAGCGCTGCGACCGCGCCAAGGACGCGCTGGCGGCGCTGCAGCGCGGACTGCAGGAGGCGCGGAAATCCGGCGATGCCAAGGCCGCGTCGGAACTCGCTTCCTACCTGGACGAGCTGACCCCGTAG
- a CDS encoding RecX family transcriptional regulator has protein sequence MAHTIELVTLHANDPGLVYWFVDGRRFGPLRRDYADKLGIRAGASWNKARAQKVEHLAQLQACHTAALSLLARRDYTQALLLERLGRRWPDAIAEATVEQMRAAGWVNDKTYAVRRAAKLSERRIVSRELLGAHLASEGVPETMAERAAHGAATSETQLGAEAKRLARSGKSPAVIARKFARAGFDVDTIQSAFSKARIAWDPDS, from the coding sequence ATGGCCCACACCATCGAACTCGTCACCTTGCATGCGAACGATCCCGGACTGGTCTACTGGTTCGTCGACGGCCGAAGGTTCGGCCCGCTGCGGCGCGACTACGCCGACAAGCTGGGCATCCGCGCCGGCGCCTCATGGAACAAGGCCCGCGCGCAGAAGGTGGAGCATCTGGCACAACTGCAAGCGTGTCACACGGCGGCGCTGTCCCTGCTGGCGCGGCGCGATTACACGCAGGCGCTTCTGCTGGAACGGCTGGGGCGCCGCTGGCCCGACGCGATCGCCGAAGCCACCGTGGAGCAGATGCGCGCCGCGGGCTGGGTGAACGACAAGACCTATGCCGTGCGCCGGGCGGCCAAGTTGTCGGAGCGCAGGATCGTCTCGCGCGAGCTGCTCGGGGCGCATTTGGCCAGCGAGGGCGTGCCCGAGACGATGGCGGAGCGCGCAGCGCACGGCGCGGCGACCTCGGAAACGCAGCTCGGCGCCGAGGCGAAGCGACTCGCGCGATCCGGGAAGTCGCCTGCGGTGATCGCCCGGAAATTCGCCCGCGCCGGTTTCGATGTGGATACGATTCAGTCGGCTTTCTCGAAAGCCCGCATCGCATGGGACCCCGATTCATGA
- a CDS encoding phosphatidate cytidylyltransferase, which yields MLIPRLFIGSLLIAALLGLLYADERLAGSAAAWLPEGRVPPGALLFAACLVLILPLLSRELSRLLRAVNPEAPSDAMTCGIALLAFATASAQAFHWDLLYAVAGGLLLLTLLPALEPLLRRRYFESLTRIGYWVLISVWIGWLPACWIAARATLPAWALAWAVLAIKSGDIGAYFTGILVGRHRLATWVSPKKSIEGLIGGIALGAAVGAWLAHALELPLPCGILFGALGAFVGMLGDLAESLLKREANFKDSGRSIPGMGGIFDVMDSLLPTAPLVVWLLSKPR from the coding sequence GTGCTGATTCCCCGACTTTTCATTGGTTCCCTGCTGATTGCAGCGCTTCTCGGGTTGCTCTACGCCGACGAGCGCCTCGCCGGAAGCGCGGCGGCCTGGCTTCCGGAGGGGCGCGTTCCGCCCGGCGCGCTGCTCTTCGCGGCGTGCCTGGTGCTCATTCTCCCGTTGCTCTCGCGCGAACTTTCGCGCCTGCTCCGCGCCGTCAACCCGGAGGCGCCGAGCGATGCGATGACCTGCGGCATTGCTCTGCTGGCCTTCGCCACCGCCAGCGCGCAGGCCTTCCACTGGGACCTGCTCTACGCGGTCGCGGGCGGACTGCTGCTGCTCACGCTGCTGCCGGCGCTGGAGCCGCTGCTGCGTCGGCGATATTTCGAGAGCCTGACCCGGATCGGCTACTGGGTCCTGATCTCGGTCTGGATCGGCTGGCTTCCCGCGTGCTGGATCGCCGCCCGCGCCACGCTTCCGGCGTGGGCGCTGGCGTGGGCCGTGCTGGCGATCAAATCCGGCGACATCGGCGCCTACTTCACGGGAATCCTTGTGGGCCGCCATCGCCTGGCCACCTGGGTCTCGCCCAAGAAGAGCATCGAGGGACTGATCGGCGGCATCGCGCTGGGCGCGGCGGTCGGCGCATGGCTGGCCCATGCGCTGGAACTTCCGCTGCCCTGCGGCATCCTCTTCGGCGCACTCGGGGCGTTCGTGGGCATGCTGGGCGACCTCGCCGAGAGCCTGCTCAAGCGGGAGGCCAACTTCAAGGATTCCGGGCGATCGATTCCCGGCATGGGCGGCATCTTCGACGTGATGGACAGCCTGCTGCCCACGGCTCCGCTGGTGGTGTGGCTGCTCTCCAAACCCCGCTAA
- a CDS encoding dihydroorotate dehydrogenase, with amino-acid sequence MAAEAPPTEMAFAPPPILNTSISSLSLASPLIAAAGTAGVVDELADIMDPGVLGAIVTKSITPEAREGNDPWRLVETEAGILNAIGLANPGLKKFQSDYAPKAAKLPCAVVGSAAGHTVADFVAVARGLIECGMAAVELNVSCPNTATGRHHGGDPVSLTALIREVRPAVPKGRLWIKLPPDGPTLALAAAAVEAGADALTLCNTFPAMKIDPVSRKPVLSRGQGGLSGPAIHPIVVRLVYEVYRNVAKSAGVPIIGLGGVLSWKDAAELIVAGASAVGLGTAFFVDPGLPMKISKGLALWAAQLGVSSFGELVGSAQQA; translated from the coding sequence GTGGCGGCGGAAGCGCCGCCAACTGAGATGGCCTTCGCGCCGCCGCCCATTTTGAATACAAGCATCAGCTCGCTGTCGCTCGCATCGCCGCTGATCGCGGCCGCGGGCACGGCAGGCGTCGTGGACGAACTCGCCGACATCATGGACCCGGGTGTCCTCGGTGCGATCGTCACCAAGAGCATCACGCCGGAAGCCCGCGAGGGCAACGATCCGTGGCGCCTGGTGGAAACCGAGGCGGGCATTCTCAACGCGATCGGCCTTGCCAATCCCGGGCTGAAAAAATTCCAGAGCGACTACGCGCCCAAGGCCGCAAAACTTCCCTGCGCGGTGGTCGGATCCGCCGCGGGACACACCGTCGCGGACTTCGTTGCCGTGGCGCGGGGCCTGATCGAGTGCGGCATGGCCGCGGTCGAGTTGAACGTGAGCTGCCCCAACACCGCCACGGGCCGCCATCACGGCGGGGATCCGGTTTCGCTTACGGCGCTGATCCGCGAAGTCCGCCCCGCCGTTCCCAAGGGGAGGCTCTGGATCAAACTTCCTCCCGACGGGCCGACTCTGGCGCTGGCGGCGGCCGCGGTCGAGGCGGGCGCCGACGCTCTCACACTGTGCAACACTTTTCCCGCGATGAAGATCGACCCCGTGTCGCGCAAGCCCGTGCTGTCGCGCGGGCAGGGCGGGCTCTCCGGCCCGGCGATCCATCCAATCGTGGTGCGCCTGGTGTATGAGGTCTACCGAAATGTCGCCAAGAGCGCCGGCGTTCCCATCATCGGCCTCGGCGGCGTGCTCAGCTGGAAGGACGCCGCGGAATTGATCGTGGCCGGCGCCAGCGCCGTGGGGCTGGGCACCGCGTTCTTCGTCGATCCGGGTCTTCCTATGAAAATTTCCAAAGGCTTGGCGCTATGGGCCGCGCAACTGGGAGTCTCAAGTTTCGGCGAGCTCGTCGGCAGCGCCCAGCAGGCGTGA
- a CDS encoding Fe(2+)-trafficking protein, with translation MNADRIAQFEKMAAADPTNEMAHFSLGNAYLQAGRFAESAKSLQRCLELVPDMSKAWQLCGQAEIGAGWSDRAVATLNKGYEIAASKGDRMPQQAMAELLKSIGREPPKVAAPSDEEAAERLRNSGTFVCTRTGRPGTQLESAPFRGPVGEWIRQHISAETWKAWIGQGTKVINELRLDFSRDRDQEVFEQHMHEYLGIDAETLSRIRGGGSAAN, from the coding sequence ATGAACGCCGACCGCATCGCCCAGTTCGAGAAGATGGCCGCCGCCGATCCCACCAACGAGATGGCGCACTTCAGCCTGGGCAACGCCTATCTGCAGGCGGGGCGATTCGCCGAGTCCGCCAAAAGTCTGCAGCGCTGCCTTGAGCTGGTGCCGGACATGAGCAAGGCCTGGCAATTATGCGGGCAGGCGGAGATCGGCGCCGGATGGAGCGACCGCGCCGTGGCCACGCTGAACAAGGGCTATGAAATCGCGGCGAGCAAAGGCGATCGCATGCCGCAGCAGGCGATGGCCGAGTTGCTGAAATCGATCGGCCGCGAGCCGCCCAAGGTGGCCGCTCCTTCCGACGAGGAGGCCGCCGAGCGCCTGCGCAATTCGGGCACCTTCGTCTGCACGCGCACCGGCCGGCCCGGCACGCAGCTTGAGTCCGCGCCTTTTCGCGGCCCCGTCGGCGAGTGGATCCGCCAGCATATTTCCGCCGAGACGTGGAAGGCCTGGATCGGCCAGGGCACCAAGGTGATCAACGAGTTGCGCCTGGACTTCTCGCGCGACCGCGACCAGGAGGTCTTCGAGCAGCACATGCACGAGTACCTGGGGATCGACGCGGAAACCCTGAGCCGGATTCGTGGCGGCGGAAGCGCCGCCAACTGA